A DNA window from Mycolicibacter hiberniae contains the following coding sequences:
- the trpA gene encoding tryptophan synthase subunit alpha, protein MFAACRAEGRAALIGYLPTGYPDVAGSIAAMTALVETGCDLVEVGVPYSDPGMDGPTIARATETALQGGVRVRDTLRAVEAITAAGGRAVVMTYWNPVLRYGVDAFARDLASAGGLGLITPDLIVDEADDWLAASQQHALDRIFLVAPSSTPQRLAETVKATRGFVYAASTMGVTGARNTVSNAAPELVARVREVSGIPVGVGLGVRSGAQAAEIAAYTDGVIVGSALVTALSEGLNALRTLTTGLTSGVRQGVTTR, encoded by the coding sequence ATGTTCGCGGCCTGCCGGGCCGAGGGCCGTGCCGCACTGATCGGCTATCTGCCGACCGGCTACCCGGATGTGGCGGGATCGATCGCCGCGATGACCGCTTTGGTCGAAACCGGTTGCGACCTCGTCGAAGTCGGCGTGCCGTACTCCGATCCGGGGATGGACGGCCCGACCATCGCGCGCGCCACGGAGACCGCGCTGCAAGGCGGTGTGCGAGTGCGCGACACGCTGCGCGCCGTCGAGGCGATCACCGCCGCCGGGGGTCGTGCCGTGGTGATGACCTACTGGAACCCGGTGCTGCGCTACGGGGTCGACGCGTTCGCCCGCGACCTGGCCTCAGCCGGGGGACTGGGCCTGATCACCCCCGACCTGATCGTCGACGAAGCCGATGACTGGCTGGCTGCCTCCCAACAGCACGCGCTGGACCGGATCTTCCTGGTGGCGCCGTCCTCGACGCCGCAACGACTCGCCGAGACGGTCAAGGCGACCCGCGGATTCGTCTACGCCGCCTCCACGATGGGCGTCACCGGTGCCCGCAACACGGTGTCCAACGCGGCACCGGAGTTGGTGGCCAGGGTGCGCGAGGTCTCCGGCATTCCCGTCGGTGTCGGGCTGGGCGTGCGATCGGGCGCCCAGGCCGCCGAGATCGCTGCCTACACCGACGGTGTCATCGTCGGCTCGGCGCTGGTGACCGCGCTGAGCGAGGGCCTGAACGCCCTGCGGACACTGACAACGGGGCTGA
- the trpB gene encoding tryptophan synthase subunit beta: MSENPHPSLPRASAGVAEPTRHEPDARGHFGVYGGRYVAEALMAVIEEVTAAYDKVRNDREFLDTLDDLQTHYTGRPSPLYEAQRLTAHGGGARIFLKREDLNHTGSHKINNVLGQALLARRMGKTRVIAETGAGQHGVATATACALLGLECVIYMGAVDTRRQALNVARMRLLGAQVVSVESGSQTLKDAINEAFRDWVTNADRTYYCFGTAAGPHPFPTMVRDFQRIVGLETRVQIQQMAGRLPDAVVACVGGGSNAIGIFHAFIDDPAVRLIGFEAGGDGVDTGRHAATFAGGSPGAFQGSFSYLLQDEDGQTIESHSISAGLDYPGVGPEHAWLRETGRAEYRPITDAEAMDAFGVLCRTEGIIPAIESAHAIAGALKLAAELGPGKIIVVNVSGRGDKDVETAAEWFGLFDQTGDAS; this comes from the coding sequence ATGTCAGAGAACCCGCACCCGAGTCTTCCGCGCGCCAGTGCCGGAGTGGCTGAACCCACCCGCCACGAGCCCGACGCCCGCGGGCATTTCGGCGTCTACGGCGGCCGCTACGTCGCCGAAGCGCTGATGGCGGTCATCGAAGAGGTCACCGCCGCCTACGACAAGGTGCGCAACGACCGCGAGTTCCTCGACACCCTCGACGACCTGCAGACCCACTACACCGGCCGGCCCTCGCCGCTGTATGAGGCGCAGCGCCTGACGGCCCACGGCGGCGGCGCCCGCATCTTCTTGAAGCGCGAAGACCTCAACCACACCGGTTCGCACAAGATCAACAACGTGCTCGGCCAGGCGCTGTTGGCGCGCCGCATGGGCAAGACCCGGGTGATCGCCGAGACCGGTGCCGGCCAGCACGGCGTCGCCACCGCGACCGCCTGCGCCCTGCTCGGGCTGGAGTGCGTGATCTACATGGGTGCGGTCGACACCCGCCGTCAGGCGCTCAACGTGGCCAGGATGCGGCTGCTGGGCGCCCAGGTGGTGTCCGTCGAATCCGGTTCGCAGACCCTCAAAGACGCCATCAACGAGGCGTTCCGGGACTGGGTCACCAATGCCGATCGCACCTACTACTGCTTCGGCACCGCGGCCGGACCGCACCCGTTCCCGACCATGGTGCGGGACTTCCAGCGGATCGTCGGACTGGAGACGCGCGTTCAGATCCAGCAGATGGCGGGCCGGTTGCCCGATGCCGTGGTGGCGTGCGTGGGCGGCGGGTCCAACGCCATCGGCATCTTCCACGCCTTCATCGACGATCCGGCGGTTCGGCTGATCGGGTTCGAAGCCGGCGGCGACGGGGTGGACACCGGCCGGCATGCCGCGACCTTCGCCGGCGGATCGCCGGGTGCCTTTCAGGGCTCGTTCTCCTACCTGCTGCAAGACGAGGACGGTCAGACCATCGAGTCGCATTCGATCTCGGCGGGCCTGGACTATCCCGGTGTGGGCCCCGAACACGCCTGGCTGCGCGAGACCGGGCGCGCCGAATACCGCCCGATCACCGACGCCGAAGCCATGGATGCCTTCGGCGTCCTGTGCCGCACCGAGGGGATCATTCCCGCGATCGAATCGGCACACGCGATAGCCGGCGCGCTCAAACTGGCGGCCGAGCTGGGGCCCGGAAAGATCATCGTGGTGAACGTGTCCGGCCGCGGCGACAAGGACGTGGAAACGGCGGCCGAGTGGTTCGGGCTGTTCGACCAGACGGGGGACGCGTCGTGA
- the trpC gene encoding indole-3-glycerol phosphate synthase TrpC, producing MTSVLDSIIEGVCADLAVREAAAPLAEVKAAAEAMPPPLDVMAALREPGIAVIAEVKRASPSKGQLAPIADPADLASSYADGGARAISVLTEQRRFNGSLADLDAVRAAVSVPVLRKDFIVRPYQIHEARAHGADMLLLIVAALGQQALESLLDRTESLGMTALVEVHTEEEADRALTAGAKVIGVNARDLTTLEVDRDCFARIAPGLPTEVVKIAESGVRGTADLLAYAGAGADAVLVGEGLVTSGDPRAAVADLVSAGKHPSCPKSAR from the coding sequence ATGACTTCGGTTCTCGACTCCATCATCGAGGGAGTCTGCGCCGACCTTGCCGTCCGAGAGGCTGCCGCCCCACTGGCGGAAGTCAAAGCCGCAGCTGAGGCCATGCCCCCGCCGCTGGACGTGATGGCTGCGCTGCGCGAGCCCGGCATCGCGGTGATCGCGGAGGTGAAGCGGGCCAGTCCGTCGAAGGGGCAGCTGGCTCCCATCGCCGACCCGGCGGATCTGGCCAGCTCCTATGCCGATGGCGGCGCCCGCGCGATCAGTGTGCTGACCGAGCAGCGCCGGTTCAACGGCTCGCTGGCGGACTTGGACGCGGTGCGGGCCGCGGTGTCGGTTCCGGTGCTGCGCAAAGACTTCATCGTGCGCCCGTACCAGATTCACGAGGCGCGCGCCCACGGCGCGGACATGCTGCTGCTGATCGTGGCGGCACTCGGCCAGCAGGCCCTGGAATCCCTGCTGGACCGCACCGAGTCGCTCGGCATGACCGCCCTGGTCGAGGTGCACACCGAAGAGGAGGCCGACCGCGCACTGACCGCCGGCGCCAAGGTGATCGGTGTCAACGCCCGCGACCTCACGACACTGGAAGTCGACCGCGACTGCTTCGCACGCATCGCGCCCGGACTGCCCACCGAGGTGGTCAAGATCGCCGAGTCCGGCGTCCGCGGCACCGCGGACCTGTTGGCCTACGCCGGTGCCGGCGCGGATGCGGTCCTGGTCGGCGAGGGGCTGGTCACCAGCGGCGACCCGCGAGCAGCTGTTGCCGATTTGGTCAGTGCGGGTAAGCATCCGTCCTGCCCGAAGTCGGCCCGCTAA
- a CDS encoding TIGR02234 family membrane protein encodes MADGREPHQARTLRGAQLLLVVAAGGLWGASRLPWVLIRSFDGLGQPRQLTVTGASWSTALVPMALLCLAAAVAAMAVRGWQLRVLAVVLAAVSLACGYLGLSMWAARDITVRALDIAEVPLTSLLGTDRRLTGAVLTLVAAGCVLAAAVLLMRTAAHGGGRVSKYSAPAARRAATRDLPAGPAGAQVSERMMWDALDEGRDPTGDPEERPPGPDGEGR; translated from the coding sequence ATGGCTGACGGCCGCGAACCTCACCAGGCCCGCACCCTTCGCGGGGCGCAACTGCTGCTGGTAGTCGCCGCCGGAGGGTTGTGGGGCGCCTCCCGGCTGCCGTGGGTGCTGATTCGCTCGTTCGACGGGCTCGGCCAGCCCAGACAGCTCACCGTCACCGGGGCGTCCTGGTCCACCGCGCTGGTGCCGATGGCGCTGTTGTGCCTGGCTGCTGCGGTGGCCGCGATGGCGGTGCGCGGATGGCAACTGCGGGTCCTGGCGGTGGTGCTGGCCGCGGTGAGCCTGGCGTGCGGCTACCTGGGCCTGAGCATGTGGGCGGCCCGTGACATCACGGTGCGGGCGCTGGACATCGCCGAGGTGCCGCTGACCTCTCTGCTGGGCACCGACCGGCGCCTGACCGGAGCGGTGTTGACCCTGGTTGCGGCCGGGTGCGTGCTGGCAGCGGCCGTGTTGCTGATGCGCACCGCCGCGCACGGCGGCGGCCGCGTCAGCAAGTATTCCGCGCCTGCGGCGCGCCGTGCGGCCACCCGGGATCTGCCCGCCGGACCGGCGGGTGCGCAGGTGTCGGAACGAATGATGTGGGACGCCCTCGACGAGGGGCGCGACCCCACCGGGGATCCGGAGGAGCGGCCACCGGGACCGGACGGCGAGGGTCGGTGA
- a CDS encoding anthranilate synthase component I — protein sequence MVWEDMRVQTTSTSRVGVTSRADFRALAAEHRVVPVTRKVLADAETPLSAYRKLAANRPGTFLLESAENGRSWSRWSFIGAGTTSALTVRDGEAVWLGAVPQDAPTGGDPLQALRQTLALLETATIPGLPPLSSGLVGFFTYDLVRRLERLPELAVDDLGLPDMLLLLASDMAAVDHHEGTITLIANAVNWNGTDEHVDEAYDDAVARLDVMTAALSQPLESSVATFDRPDPDYRGQRTPEEYGAIVERLVGEIEAGEAFQVVPSQRFEMTTTADPLDVYRMLRVSNPSPYMYLLQVPDGDGELAFSIVGSSPEALVTVQEGRATTHPIAGTRWRGATEEEDQLLAKGLLEDEKELAEHLMLVDLGRNDLGRVCVPGTVRVSDYSHIERYSHVMHLVSTVTGELAEDRTALDAVTACFPAGTLSGAPKVRAMELIEEVEKTRRGLYGGVVGYLDFAGNADFAIAIRTALMRSGTAYVQAGGGVVADSNGPYEYTEASNKARAVLAAIAAAQTLGAPGTDG from the coding sequence ATGGTCTGGGAAGATATGCGCGTGCAAACCACGAGCACTTCGAGGGTCGGTGTCACCTCCCGGGCGGACTTCCGGGCCCTGGCGGCTGAGCACCGAGTGGTCCCGGTGACCCGCAAGGTTCTGGCCGACGCCGAGACGCCGCTGTCGGCCTACCGCAAGCTGGCCGCCAACCGGCCCGGCACGTTTCTGCTCGAATCGGCCGAGAACGGCCGGTCGTGGTCGCGGTGGTCGTTCATCGGCGCCGGCACCACCTCGGCGTTGACGGTGCGCGACGGTGAGGCGGTGTGGCTGGGCGCGGTGCCGCAGGACGCGCCCACCGGAGGCGACCCCTTGCAGGCCCTGCGCCAGACATTGGCCCTGCTGGAGACGGCGACCATCCCCGGGCTGCCGCCGCTGTCGAGCGGGCTGGTGGGCTTCTTCACCTATGACCTGGTGCGCCGCCTCGAGCGGCTGCCCGAACTCGCGGTCGATGACCTGGGGCTGCCCGACATGCTGCTGCTGCTGGCCAGCGACATGGCGGCCGTGGACCACCACGAGGGCACCATCACCCTGATCGCCAACGCGGTCAACTGGAACGGCACCGACGAGCATGTCGACGAGGCCTACGACGACGCGGTCGCCCGCCTGGATGTGATGACGGCGGCGTTGAGCCAGCCGCTGGAGTCCAGCGTCGCGACCTTCGACCGGCCCGACCCGGACTACCGCGGGCAGCGGACCCCCGAGGAGTACGGGGCGATCGTCGAGCGACTGGTCGGCGAGATCGAAGCCGGCGAGGCGTTTCAGGTGGTTCCCTCGCAGCGTTTCGAGATGACGACGACGGCCGACCCGCTCGATGTCTACCGGATGCTGCGGGTGTCCAATCCCAGCCCGTACATGTACCTGCTGCAGGTGCCCGACGGCGACGGGGAACTGGCCTTCTCGATCGTGGGTTCGAGCCCCGAGGCGCTGGTGACCGTCCAGGAGGGCCGCGCGACCACCCACCCGATCGCCGGAACCCGGTGGCGGGGCGCGACCGAGGAGGAAGACCAGCTGCTGGCCAAGGGGCTCCTGGAGGACGAGAAGGAGCTCGCCGAACACCTGATGCTGGTCGATCTGGGCCGCAACGACCTGGGCCGGGTGTGCGTTCCGGGGACGGTGCGGGTCTCCGATTACAGCCACATCGAGCGCTACAGCCACGTCATGCACCTGGTGTCCACCGTCACCGGGGAACTCGCCGAGGACCGGACCGCGCTGGACGCGGTGACCGCCTGTTTTCCCGCCGGCACCCTGTCCGGGGCCCCCAAGGTCAGGGCGATGGAGCTGATCGAGGAAGTCGAGAAGACCCGGCGCGGGCTCTACGGCGGCGTGGTCGGTTACCTGGACTTCGCCGGCAACGCCGACTTCGCCATCGCGATCCGCACCGCGCTGATGCGCTCCGGCACCGCCTATGTCCAGGCCGGTGGGGGCGTGGTCGCCGACTCCAACGGCCCCTACGAATACACCGAGGCCTCCAACAAGGCCCGCGCCGTGCTGGCCGCGATCGCCGCCGCACAGACGCTGGGCGCGCCCGGGACCGATGGCTGA
- a CDS encoding peroxiredoxin, translated as MKTGDTVADFELPDQTGALRTLSELLAAGPVVLFFYPAAMTPGCTKEACHFRDLAGEFAAVGATRVGISADAVAKQAKFADQQGFDYPLLSDADGTVAAQFGVKRGLLGKFLPVKRTTFVIDTDRTVLAVIASEFSMDTHADTALEALRTRRTA; from the coding sequence ATGAAAACCGGTGACACCGTGGCGGACTTCGAGCTCCCCGACCAGACCGGGGCGCTGCGCACCCTCAGTGAGCTGCTGGCCGCGGGGCCGGTGGTGCTGTTCTTCTATCCGGCGGCGATGACGCCGGGCTGCACCAAGGAAGCCTGTCACTTCCGCGACCTGGCCGGCGAGTTCGCCGCCGTCGGGGCCACCCGGGTGGGTATCAGCGCCGACGCGGTCGCCAAACAGGCCAAGTTCGCCGACCAGCAGGGGTTCGATTACCCGCTTTTGTCCGACGCCGACGGCACCGTGGCGGCGCAGTTCGGCGTCAAGCGCGGCCTGCTGGGCAAGTTCCTGCCGGTGAAGCGGACCACGTTCGTGATCGACACCGACCGCACCGTGCTGGCCGTGATCGCCAGCGAGTTCTCGATGGACACCCACGCCGATACGGCGCTGGAGGCGTTGCGGACGCGCCGGACGGCCTAG